The segment ATACCGCATTCTGTTTGTCATATTGTGATGgtacaaatttgatttgaggtATTTACAAAACAAAGTGGATATATATGATGAAGAATGAAGAACTCATAAGTTTTGAAATATAAaccttttgctttctttttgtctttgcCAGGTGCCCAACTCTCCCTCAAGAACAATAAGCCAACGTATAAAGGACGAACTTATGGCCAAACTGCTAGATCTCCTCGGAAAAGTTGGTGACAACGCTGGTCCGTACGAGTACATTCCGCCCATGAACACTAGACCCGAGTTTTCCGACGATGACGCTGCCAGATTCGAAGAAGGAAACCTTTCCAAGAGGAGTAAAAGTCGTTACAACAACCGTTGGTGCAACCTGGTGGACATCTGGAAGGGTCAAGGTGGTTCCAATCACCGATGCCGTTAAAAAAGTACTAATACGATGGTTTACATagttatacatactgtagcagAGAACAGCTGTCAGTTATCCGCTAAGTTGATTTTCACCATGTCCAGTCATGTCCAATGGCACAACTTGGCCTTATTTTTGTCTTTGGATGCTGATCATTGGATTTAAAGGTGGTGGGTCGTGTAGTCATGCGTGACGTCACACTGTACGGTGTCCACGATCGTAGAACACTCTATCTCCTGATACGTTGCACGAGGAAACCAGACTGGACTATATAAGTTGTCATATGCTAATTCATAGTTTAATTCACACCTGTCACCGCCACTAAAATATTCTTCCCTACACATTTTACCCCGTTATGAAATGAATAATCAGATTTAAGGATTGATTtaattgagagagagagaaagagaaagaaagcaaCAGAAAGAGAAATATGCTTTAGCAATTATAAGAATAAAATCAAATTTCCACCCACACTAAACATGATGTGCCTTTGTGTATTTCAACATCGCATGATAGCATACCCTTATCGCGTAAGTATGCATTAGTGTGTACTGAAACATGGGTACATGGTCCAATTAGCATCCTCCGCAAAGACATAattcaaaccaaaaaaaaaaaaatacgaatgAAAGAGAGAAGAACACCAAGGAATAAAGAAGAAGCAGATGGAAAGGAAAAAGACACAGGATAAAAGCACTTAATTGTAAATGTTAACATACGGCATATCTTAGCCTACACCTATTAGAAAAAAGGATGTGTTGTGACTCAATATAACCTAACTTATTGAAACTAACACGGCTAAAACAAAAACCATCTATTAAGCAAAGCCATTTTGAtgatatattcaaatatattcgAATAAATAATGAGTATTCAAGATAAGTCTGTTCTCTTTCATTGGTCAATCTATAAAATGACCAACGTTAATTGGTAATTTGTTAAATGTGTCGGTACAATGTGTCACAAGACCGTGTAAGAATGGCAAATCAACCCCGGTTTGGTTTTAAGCTGCCTGGCTTAAGCTAACGTTTCGGGGCGTTAAGAGGAAAGAACATCATACGTTATAATGGTATCAGTAACAAGCCATATTTAATCAAATATTATAGTCACTATCATATCCTTGCTTTCAATCGAATTTATCTGCATTTGACTATGAAACGATTAATTATATGTTCGATTAACAACATAAACACTCATTGTATTGTCTTACATTGTCTTGAGATAACTTTCAAAGAATGATATAATGcagttacaaaatattgaaCTATTGAACAATTGATAGGTTCATTAGGTAGTCAACGATATATAAAACCTGTCAATAATTACCAGAAAAATGTCGTGGAGTAGCATATATTCGGTTCATTTGTTTCAACATGCACCTTTGCGGCGTATTTAAATATCTTAATACTCTGCAGGGACTGAGGTAAAATATGGAGATTTATTTAGCGGAAACCACGTCCGTCTACAGCAGCATTTTAATGTTAAGTCACTTGTTTGCACTTTGCATCTGTAAAAAAACGTTAACGAATACAAACTCAAGAGAGACAACAATGTACCTTGATTAATTTATCTTGTTACTTGAATGTAACTTGCATTTTTATTAGAACATTATATAAATCCTCAGATTAAACACAAACTGCTGCTTTATGACATTtgaattttttctttgttttcggATAATTTGAACAGTAAGAGCAATTCACATGAAATGAATACGATTGTTTCAATTGTTAATGTTATCTGTAAATGTTCATCTACCTAAGATGCTATAACAGTTATTGCATATTATATCGTAAAGATATTAAATAGCGTCATATCACATCGTTTTCATTGGATGATATGATATTGTACGTCAGATTCAGACATTTAAAGTATTTAGTGGAGTCTTATTATACTTGTTGTAAACCTTCTTGAATAAAACATAACATTACGAAAGACTGATCCTTCGCACAGATCGTTCTTACTGAGAAGGATAGGTTGTGTCAGCTATTTTGTTGTAATGTTATTGAAAAAGGACGTATCAGATTATTGTCCTCGCACATGTTGTATGGTATACCTCAACATTATATACAATGCTTATACTATTTTGTCAAAACACTCTATTATTTAACTCCATGTAACATGTTTATCTCTTAATTTCCTGAGGTAATATCGAAGTGGGTAGGAACCTTCTTTTCCAGATGCTATTTATGTAGAAAAATCCCTCGACTGGAGATTTTCATTTGCAATTTGTTATGATGTAGTACAATGGTGTCAACATTAAGGACCTTACTTCAGAATTGTTTGAAGTAATTTGTGAAAATAGCATTAAAAAACCTTGTCATTACAataagtaattaaaaaaaaaaaacagcattttATTCGTTGAAGAGTTATTGGACACGTATTACAAATTATGACCCACGCTAATAACAAATATCTATATCCCACAATGTCTCACTGTGATGGGTTGTATTTGGTAAGGTTTTTAGAGGCAGTGTACGCCGTTATGTTCTGTCATACATCATAAAGCATTTGATCTCGTGTTTAGAGACCGTTTGGTCGTAAAGTAAGTCTAGCTTCGATAAAACAAGGAAAAATCAATCTGATGCATACTTCATCTCTTTTCGATTTGTATATTAAGTTGATAGACATCTCTCAGCATACATACTACAAAAAATGGcatatcacaaaaaaaattaatgtgacAACATGAAGTGTAAAATATGATATGCAATGTGAACTTATGTGAAAGTCAggaaaatacaatatttcttaTACTTTATATTACATCATATAAGTATTCGCTGgtttgaaacaaaaatacaatttcCCCCTCTGTTTAATATCTAGAGCCTGTCAGTCAAAATGCTCTATATCGGACCTCTATAGTATACATTTGTAATGATATCTTCTTGTGCCATGTATAGACAGCTTCATgaatagaaaaaaacaacagaatgtgaattttcatatttttttcctgTCGGTTTTGCCTGTTGTCTATATTCATCTGTGTAAGAACGAGAGGAACGGTGGGTGGACTTTGGTATGTTGATTTTTAGTTGgcgtgcaggggggggggggggggagtgggattGGGGTCGATTTGTGGAAGAGTGAGCAGGAGGGACCATTTATCCCTCGCACCgggacatgaaagtacagtatggAAAACAGTATCTCATCTGGATGACATTTATGCCACGatcgtgaatattcatgacagaCTTACGCCCATTGGTCCTTATAGCACTCAAGAAAGAGAAAGGTTGTATTTATTCATTCACTCATTGAAACATGTGTAAGCATTCAATTCGTGAAATTACTTGGGTTCAGTTGCACAATGATGTAGTTTCAAGCCACATTAACATCCCGTGACAATACACAGTTAAGAAGTTTCCTTTAAACGGTTTCGGCAATATTACCTTTGACTTTTACAAGAACTAATATTTTGAACAGATGACTAAAACACATGAACGCCCTTGGGTTAATTAGCATACGTGCAATATATGAAAAACTTAACTCGGTGATGTATCAATATCAATGTTACAAAGATGAAGATATCATGCATAATTATGTAAAACCTTTCAGCTAATCTCTCATGACTCTTGGCAGCAAAATATTTAGAAACAAGGAACTAAAAAGTACACGCAGCCAGTGTTACCTCCTGACGAACAGTAAAGTTTGGAATTTTGAAACGTTGGAATTTAGAGTGttgaaagaaagcaaaaatcGAACACATATACAGTCGAGGGCGTAGTAAGTACTCTATGCATAAACATAAGTGTTATTGGCTGGTAAATAGCAACTTCTTATCACATATTGATATAAGAGGTGCCAAGGCTGCACAGTCTCAGTTGGATATCAGATCAGTTGGATAATAGTGCCAATGAGGATTAGTTGGTTAGTGCTAGTCTTTTAAGGAAATATGTcaacaaatgaataaaatatgtaCACTATATTGTGATTTCACACCTTTATAAATGTCCTTACTCTTAAAGTTCTAGTTTATGTAGTTTGGACGAAATATGAGCTGTTGGTTGATGAAAGCTAGTCAGGGTAAAATGGCGCTGGCACGAAGGAACGAGGATATATCAGAATTCGATGACTACTTCATGTCATAAACGTTTTTCCGTTTCTTTATAAAGTCAACCGGTTGAATCTTCCTTAAAAGGATGAAATTTTACATGTTTGTCATTAATTGTAGGACGTATACGCAAAGTTGAATTCTACGTGGAACTTATTTTAGAATCTGCAAGTACTAGGTTCTCCAATTGGTCGCTCTTCAATCCTTGAATGAGTGTTTCGCAACATTTTCTATAATGGCCTAACTAGTTTAGCTAATTTCCATTTAGAAGCAGCTAAGTGAATTTAACCCATATATGGATATTAGTTGAAATGAGGGATACCCAAATATATGAAATTACCGTggtcagacccgattacaatgctaaagtgcttgtccaaagcttAGTTACTATTTCACACAAAATTCAATCGACACTAAGTTCATAACAAAATACTCACTATTTTTAAACAAATGCATCTTCCTCTCTAgtagatatattttattatctgtATAAGGGCCCCATAAGTTACGAAGTTAAGAAACGAAATTCCCACAAGTATATTCCTGGAGGCCACAATCCTTCCAATTATTCTAATATTTCGAGGGAAGAACAATTTGGTCCATGAATTACTTATTGAGACGATCGAACAATACGTGATGGCAACAATGaagtatttttctcttttttttttcgatagAAATGTCATTAGGCTTTTCTCTAGTGTATCGTACTTAGTCATTCTTCTGTTAAATAATTCATCAAGTGTTTCAGTGCAAACACATCAAGCAAGCATTAACAGAATAATATTTAAAGGATAAATCATGAAAGAGATCAAGATTGATTGCCAGCCATTTCGCTTGAACAAACACAATTTAACACATTACATTCCTCTGGGATGGACTGtcgggaccccccccccaaaaaaaagggggataTAACGAAATTCTAATTAGCTTAAAATCTGGATACACAAACTATAATAAGGCAAGGATTCAAAGGGCACCGAAAACCACGTTAAACCTTACAATACTTTAAAAGGGCCCTACGATACATTAAACAACAGTGATTTTTCACCTCATTATCAATACTTTCAGCGACGGGCCAAAGGTAAATCAAAATTTTCTTTGAAGAACAGCCACCTAACATAGAGACAGAGTACGAAACCCAGCAACTGAATCCAATCTGAAACCTCAGCACCCATATATTGAAACTGCAACCGTGCGATCATGACCGTCTTACGTCCAGTCGGGTATCAcgacctttttttcttcttttggacTAAAGGGAATACCGTATTTCTAATTTGGAGCCATTTTCTGAACGACAAGGTTGTGTATAAACTGAAACCACATTGTATGTTCCGTTACACTAATCCTCGAACTCTCTAGAAAGAAACCAACTAACTGCCTAGTTGCCCGGGAAACATGCCGCATGTAAAATAGCATTGCATGTTGCACTAACGATTAGAAGTGTTCCTAGCTGTTCCCTTTTTTTGTCATGCATGCAGATGCCGTATAGGTATTCTGGAATTTggttttcaaaaaaatattcatcaagTCAAAACAACATCAACGTTCACATTGTGTATATGACTTACTGAGCTTAATCTGCTAAAGGAACCACGTGATGTGACAAAATGactagaataataataataatatgaataataaaaaaaaaaaaaaaaaaaaaaaaaaaaaaaaaaaaaaataataataataataataataataataataattataataataataataattaaaataaaataaaactgttagcaaactgcttatccactagagagcctgtgtaatagaatgtgtaaaagtaagttggcctgacgtttcgatcctagcaggatcttcttcagaggctaaatgacaagttacagtaacagaggggacaaaaacacgcacagaatacagacaggttaatgagcacggtgaacacaaagagttgcgttcaccgtgctcattaacctgtctgtattctgtgcgtgtttttgtcccctctgttactgtaacttgtcatttagcctctgaagaagatcctgctaggatcgaaacgtcaggccaacttacttttacacaataataataattataataataataatttatattattttcattattataataatagtaaaataatTCAACAAATAATCCGTTAACGACACACTAAGGATTGATACAAACCAACCCGTAGATGTTGATGATACTTTTAACAGCTTTCCTATATATAACCATAAAAGCATTTCCCAGTTTCAGAAGTAAAGAGAAAATGAGCATATCCTACAAGTCTTAACGGTTGACGAGTTTTATAAAGCATAAAAAAGCAAACCCATCTTAAATGAAATTACTTTAATACAACAAGCGGTATGATGTAAATTGTGTAAATAGTCTTCATGGAACGTTCCCGTATTGATCTTGTTCCGTAATCCTCACAAACTTAATAGAACAATTCACGGcattcaaattaaattttaaaaagaagatactattaatataatacaaaacacCAAGTTTTAAATCAATTGCATTACCACGTCGAGTGATATCTAACATTGAATAACTCCCTTAAGCGCCATTTAATAATGAAGAAGGACGAACTAGGATATCACGTTGTGCATATTATCTAAAGTAGTTAGCGCGGTACTATTCAAACTAGATTGGATACCGTTTGATATAAATGGCATTAACCAACAATACGTACCTACATGCCTATGTAGTGTTGTTACGACTCACTTTGTTGATTAAGCTCCGTCTATCAGTATTGTGGACTACATTTTACATGTTCGAAAGTGCGCTGAAAGTGTTATAAAGTGCTTCAGCTCGTAAACACGAACATTGGACCGAATCCTGACGAAATTCAGCCTGTTCGCCGCCGAGTAGCAGTGATGACAACTAGGGTAGTTGCTAGTAATGGCGTTGGTACCAGTTCCACCAATACTACTTAACTCCTTTGCAGAATAAGCGTCATTCTTAAACTGATCCTCATCATGAGACGACCTTACTTATTTTAAGTTGGTAGGTCGCAAACGTAAACTTGTCGGTTCCAATGGCATAGAGCCATGCTTTATATCTACTTGGTTCCTTTTGTTGGTCAGAAATTGGGAAAACTCGCCTATGCTCGTGTTTTTGAAAGCCTATTTGTACAACCAAATACTTGGCACAACGACATTCCCACAGATAGTTATAGCGTGGGTATAGCATATGCCCAGCTgtgtttacaaaacaaaatgaatggaTGATTTACACACTACAGGAGCTATGAATACTTATGAAAGTATCCGTCGTTGAAACTGATAACGACTTTGACATCAATTTGCAATCGTTACTTAAAAATACGGATTCTAAGTTACACTGTAAAAAGTGTCTGGTGATGTAACAGCTTTAAACTGTTCACCGactaaaattaattttgttgttaaCAAAGTTTGTTGTCCATTTACAAAAAGGTAACAACATTTGTAAAACTTCATAAGTATACATAAACTACACTCTCGGAACAAAACATGAGGCTCGATCCAAGTTTTCATTGTGCGGCAGAAGTTGCTACCCTAAATCTTGGATCATAAAACGAGAATCGGATTTCGTACGTTGTTAGaattaaatgataataatggcATATACGTTTAGTCTTATGCAATCAACGAGTCTTTGACCGAAATAGTAAAGTTAACGACTGTGTTGCAAAGTTGTAGATGACCTTTGTACACTACAGTGCAGTGATGCTGACCGCGCGCACCGAAGTCTCTGTAATTACGGTAAATTGTCATCATTTCAAAgcttttcagttttattttaatcaaaCGTGAGTGCAACTAGTGGTTTGAGTCATATCTAACTACTTTTTATTGACGTAAGGGTTATATTAAACGTTCTTTGTTTGGAAATAAGCAAAGCAGGTAGGCTAGGCTTACAGCACAGCTCGCTGTCGGTTCATTGTGTGCAGGTTAGCATGAGATGCTACGGCAGTGCAGTATGTTAGGCTAGCATATGCGATCGCTTACATCTAGCATATCGTCGTAGCTGTTTTGACAATCATACCAAACATAAGCTTACATTCAGTTTCGTTTCGATTGGCTATGTTATAACGAGGCCCCAGTAGACACTGATCTCTAATCAGTGTCTAGGCCTTGCTATATAGCATTATAGATTATCTTAACAAACTTCTTGATAGTACTTTCAGTTTGAAGCCACCGATCGGCATTAAATCTTGGGGAGTCGTGAAGACCTCTATGGCACGCCAGATGGTAAACTTCAGAAAAAGGCAATCTAGGCAAGGTTTGTGGTCAATAAATTGTGTTCATTGACCAATACTAGTAGGTCTATCACTTATAAAGCAAGATTTGTGACTAAAAACcattaccgatcaataaaaCCAGGTTTTCTAGTCTGATAAATCACGTTTATCCAGTCAAAAATCGGAATTATCTAACATCTCTGCTAATTTTTTTTCGCGTTGAACTTTGAAAACTATAGTATCGGtcggaattttttttttattccttgccgaaggctaATGGATGCCCTGTATGCGATGGGGATGGTCGGTGTATGTGTGCGCATATGTATGTGAAGCCTTGGCTTAtagacacgatatctcaagaaccaaagttgcttgaacttcaaacttgatatgtAGGTATATCCCTTGGcgagtagatgatccctattgtcaGTAAATAGATGTGTTTGTACTTCCATCATGTTACAACAAGTAAATTGGGTTAGGCTTCTTCAACTACCTAATCCAGGCATATTTGTCAGGATATTGTAAGGCTTAATTAACTATCATTATTACTAAtagttattaattttattattatttgttttcagtGGGAGAGGGCAAATATggtaaatgaaatattaaaataaaaattcctAAAGGAAATTCTTTGTAAATGTGAATTGTGAGTATTGGGAGCAAGATTTGTGTCAGGCAAAGCCTACCTCctagccgccccccccccctccagaacTGCGCCTGAGTTACTAAGCCCATGTTTATGTCATGAAGAGTTGCTGCATGTACTGTTTTATGCCATACCAACCTAATATCAGCACGGATGTGGTGAGTGTTGGTGTTATGAATTATGCAAAGCTGTAACCTACTTCCACTATTAACTGTcaatatatgtaaccaaaaatgtttttttgattttctttcataGGACAGGCTTTAGCTAGACATGAGATCAGGGGCATCGGATATGTAATGTGTTGTCGGAGAGCCTAACGCATATCTCAAAGGTTTTTAATTTCCATATGTTTTTACTCTCTTGCACATGGTTACTTCTTCATGTGTTGTTCATTATGATACTTCTGCTAGAAAGCTGTGTCAATACAGGGGTAATACAGGCTTCTTCAAAATCAACCAAATTACCAAGTTACGTATCCTGaggaaaattgcaaaataatgtttgcaaGTAACTCAACTTTGAAAAGTAACTTCTACCGAGACCATATGGAGAAGATAGAATTGAAATACACCAAAGATTATGTAATAGACTGTTTGATGTACAAATGCATTGCAAATTACAGTTTTGCAGACACTTCCTCTAATTTcgcagatttaaaaaaaaatcatcttgtAGAGCATCTAGAAATTGGTTTCGAAGTATTTTGTTCATTTGAAAATTGCACAAACAAATTCTCCTCCAGAAATACTTTAAGATGTTATCATATCTCCAGGAACCATCAATCTACAGTTGATAACTTTACTGAGACTGCAACAGTTGCAGGAAGCCCCGCATGTAAACTACTTCAAAATAGACATGATGAAGATATTGCTAACCACAACAATTACCATATGATAATGATTCTGAAAATATTGCACTGTTGTACTTAAATCTCCACGCAAAATTTCTTGTTCAATATTCTACTTTGcagtatataattgaaaacataGGGATATCAGCGGTTTGATATCAACGAAAAAGAAACCCAAAACCATTGTGTGATCTGAGTGAAGAATGGCCTTTTGTTTTTCTGACACCCTTCCTAATTGAAAACCCATTTCTATGAGCTTACACGCATTTCTTGTAAAACGTTTCAGACCAACTTGACAAAGAAAGTGGACCCACCCCCTCTAGTATGTCTTTGTGATACAAAACAGGGCAAAAAGGGAACAGAAGATGGAAAAGGCAAAAGAGTCTGAACAAATGGAGCAGTGTTTCACCCTCGCAGCAGTGTTTATcccaatgtaaatattttggaGAAGACAAAGATGATGATGTTCAAAGAAGTAGAGGTATATGTACCCATTTTTAACAGCTAGTCCTGGCTAAATTGGTGCGATATTTGCATTTCTTATGCTAGGAATTTTTACATTATAATCGCCACTAAAATAAGGAATTTGGTGAAATAGGAAGTTTGATTGCAGAggcattttgtaaattaaagaGCAGAAAATATGAGTTTGATGATTGGTACATTACAAACACTATTGACCTCTAGAAATTCATCCAGAGTGCAAGAGTTACCTTTGCAGGTTACGCTTGCGTATGTTATAATAAAAGACATTGCTTTTAAAATGATAATCCATGAATCAATATACTAAAAGATATTAATCAAAAATGCTTTTGTTCTTGTGTATCAGTGGCAATCCATTTCTAAGAAATAGAATGGCAATAACAGTCGATCGGGAGCCTCTCCTCTGTATCTTACACCCATTATTGCTGCGTTGAAGATGTTGTTCATGAGCTATTATGTCTTCAACATATGCTATCACACAGAGGTTGAAGCAACCATGGaaacattaatatttttaatatcaccAGCTTTGCTTGTTGTCATGCACCACAAGTTGTGGCAGCCTACACCAGTTGATTGTCATATCGAAGACAAAATTCATGTTGATACCCTAAAagtatttttataatttttagtATAATTTTTGATAAGTTTTAAAATACCAACATATAACCACAAACCCATTTTAGCCCAACAGATTAATACTATAGATGTTGTACATAATTTCAACTGCAGAGATATTTGGAAACCTCATGTGTGGGTAGGACTAAAGTAGTTTATAAGGATATTCcctcttattattattattgttgtttttattattattattatgattattattattgtaattattattgcCATTATGTTTGTTAGGGTGGGGGGTTGGTGTAAAAGTTATTCAACTTTTATGAACATGAAGCACCGAGTGTGATGCACAAAAATTCACCGACAGCCATTGCAGTGGCATTAATATGTCTTCACAACGTTAAATAGCACATTTATACACTGACCCCACAAACTGTTGTATTCAGAGAGCAAGCCAGCATAAGATATGACCTCATCAAATGACAGCTTTAATCTTCATTAACTTCTGATTGGTAGGTAGCCAGACCAGGCTTGGGCGGATACTCCCCTTCCTCTGCTGTTACAGGAACtgtgtggatttttttttactaatttaGGTAATTAATTTTACCAAAGTTTGAATGAATTGAGTTTTTAAACACAATGGTGCTTTCGGTGAACAATGATAGATTGGGTGtatgtaacctttttttttaaattatcccCTACATATGTCGGTTCGAGATTGATCCAGGAAGAGGCTCCGAGGCAAAGAAATCACACAG is part of the Apostichopus japonicus isolate 1M-3 chromosome 11, ASM3797524v1, whole genome shotgun sequence genome and harbors:
- the LOC139975972 gene encoding uncharacterized protein, which produces MIMSGKTNLVILVFGIVITVAAARSLDLRDFNGAPQEPNEQNFEDLVNEVPNSPSRTISQRIKDELMAKLLDLLGKVGDNAGPYEYIPPMNTRPEFSDDDAARFEEGNLSKRSKSRYNNRWCNLVDIWKGQGGSNHRCR